The following proteins come from a genomic window of Alnus glutinosa chromosome 10, dhAlnGlut1.1, whole genome shotgun sequence:
- the LOC133879860 gene encoding putative disease resistance protein At3g14460 → MKEWENWSPNGGFPQLRELYIKNCPKLNKLAIGPSPSLKVLSIDGMDSVKNISNEFYGEDCSQPFRSLETLSFKNMKEWENWRSNREFTQLCKLYIENCPKLLGELPNHLPSLKDVEIQQCEGLQASFHLDNLRYRGNERPKRLVCRNEADFSLHMSNCLSRISEFTFPTERLIFYAEVVSFESSKEMTHLSSNVLELLRRLPSLRVIRFEDCPKLVSLGTEEVKEQPHVLPFPSTLREIHISNCNALESLPNAVMYNNTCLEKITIADCDSLKHFEIDGCQKLVFLVAEEVKEQPHVLAFPSTLREIKIRNCNALESLPNAAMYNNTCLEKIKIFRCDSLKRFAIGQLPQTLKRLEISFCDNMVILLGDDDTNSRSSSTSLLEYLDIKYCPSLKSLGIPMGELPATLKVFTIEGCEKLESIAESFHPNSSLEEIVINHCKSLKSLPMGIHTLSHLEKVEISGCPSLVSFPDRGSLPGNIKKLQIFELGLHDSILSITSLQHLTIWNSNNIEAFIDWGLHRLTSLKSLTIAVCPNLVSFPEKMLPASLTRLDILYFHDLKLLSSKGFRNLASLKMLYIKECENLTSFPEDDRLPPSLEILLIRDCPRLKESCKKDNEREWSKIAHIPCVKIDGRFIFDSEGLESNFDNEEFIYGR, encoded by the coding sequence ATGAAGGAATGGGAGAATTGGAGTCCTAATGGAGGGTTTCCACAGCTGCGTGagctttatattaaaaattgtccCAAGTTGAATAAATTAGCAATCGGGCCATCACCATCACTCAAAGTCCTTTCCATTGATGGTATGGACAGTGTAAAGAATATAAGTAATGAGTTTTATGGAGAAGATTGCTCACAACCTTTTAGATCCTTGGAGACTTTAAGTTTCAAGAATATGAAGGAATGGGAGAACTGGAGGTCTAATAGAGAGTTCACACAGCTGTGTAAACTTTATATTGAAAATTGTCCTAAGCTATTAGGAGAATTACCAAACCACCTTCCTTCGCTAAAGGATGTTGAGATACAACAATGTGAAGGGTTGCAGGCAAGCTTCCACTTGGACAACTTGAGGTACAGAGGAAATGAGCGTCCGAAACGGTTGGTTTGCAGAAATGAGGCTGATTTCAGTTTACATAtgtctaattgtctttcaagGATTTCAGAATTCACATTTCCAACAGAACGATTAATTTTTTATGCGGAAGTTGTATCTTTTGAATCTTCTAAGGAGATGACGCATTTGTCCTCAAATGTGTTGGAATTACTACGACGTCTCCCCTCTCTTCGTGTTATAAGGTTTGAGGACTGTCCAAAACTAGTTTCTTTGGGAACAGAAGAAGTAAAAGAGCAGCCACACGTGTTGCCATTTCCTTCCACGCTGAGAGAAATTCATATCAGTAATTGCAATGCCTTGGAATCTTTACCCAATGCAGTGATGTACAACAACACGTGTCTTGAGAAGATTACGATTGCTGATTGTGATTCGCTGAAGCACTTTGAAATAGATGGGTGtcaaaaactagtttttttagTAGCAGAAGAAGTAAAAGAGCAGCCACACGTGTTGGCATTCCCTTCCACGCTGAGAGAAATTAAAATCCGTAATTGCAATGCCTTGGAATCTTTACCCAATGCAGCGATGTACAACAACACGTGTCTTGAGAAGATTAAGATTTTTCGATGTGATTCGCTGAAGCGCTTTGCAATAGGCCAGCTACCTCAAACTCTAAAGCGACTAGAGATAAGCTTTTGTGATAATATGGTGATTTTGCTAGGCGATGATGATACCAACAGTCGCAGTAGCAGCACATCTCTTCTTGAGTACTTGGACATTAAATATTGCCCATCTCTTAAATCTTTGGGTATCCCAATGGGAGAATTACCTGCAACACTGAAAGTCTTCACCATTGAGGGTTGTGAAAAGCTGGAGTCAATAGCAGAGAGCTTCCATCCGAACTCGTCTCTTGAAGAAATTGTTATTAACCATTGTAAAAGCCTTAAATCCTTACCCATGGGCATACACACTCTCAGCCATTTAGAGAAGGTTGAAATTAGTGGTTGTCCATCTCTTGTCTCCTTCCCGGACAGAGGGTCGCTCCCAGGCAACATTAAAAAGTTACAGATTTTTGAATTGGGCCTACACGACAGCATACTCAGCATCACCTCGCTTCAACATTTGACAATCTGGAATTCCAACAACATTGAGGCCTTTATAGATTGGGGGTTGCACAGGCTTACCTCTCTTAAGTCTCTTACAATTGCTGTATGTCCGAATCTGGTGTCATTTCCAGAGAAGATGCTGCCTGCGTCTCTTACTAGACTCGACATCTTATACTTCCACGATCTGAAATTGCTGTCTTCCAAAGGCTTTCGAAACCTCGCCTCTCTTAAAATGTTGTATATCAAAGAGTGTGAAAATCTCACATCCTTTCCAGAGGATGATCGCTTGCCTCCATCGCTTGAGATACTCCTGATCAGAGATTGTCCTCGGCTGAAAGAAAGCTGCAAGAAAGATAATGAACGAGAGTGGTCCAAGATAGCCCACATCCCTTGCGTTAAGATTGATGGCAGATTCATCTTTGACTCAGAAGGGTTGGAATCCAATTTTGACAATGAGGAATTCATTTATGGGCGTTAG
- the LOC133879859 gene encoding putative disease resistance RPP13-like protein 1 isoform X2 yields MDAEFIVTKVGEFIFSKFLESLYENLAVPKFWDFVRGQGLQENLDKWRTTLPAIQKMLDNAEEKQYTDVDVKKWLDDLRDLIYDVDDVVDELTTEVSTAENEARPSKVQKFTPSTWRTSLIPSYFEIDGRLRSKIEEATDRLNDILTREGQLNLKETAGGWSRMKTEVEAPTSVPREPHVYGREKDKETVLELLLAEKCSEAGVTVIHILGMGGIGKTTLAQLLFNDEKVHSFFDLKAWACVSEDFDIDRVTKAILQSLNHENCDGMDRNSLQVKLRERLNGKKYLVILDDVWNENYDKWTSLLAPFLGGAPESRIIIATRNEGVALTTCGTNYQAHRLQGLSEDDCLSLFTQHALNTSNFSAYPTLQDIGEKIVEKCQGLPLAAKTLGGLLRTTRDRAEWEKVLKSKIWNIREESNGILPALMLSYHHLPSHLKRCFAYCSIFPKDYEFEEEQLVLLWMAEGLIQSREGDKQMEDLGSDYFRALLSRSFFNQSSVWKSRFVMHDLINDLAQSVAGEICFRMDDQIGGSDGSRLPKKARHSSYLGAEYDSIEKFEAFFGLKYLRTFLPLMLSRRGRCYLTHNVPLQLLPKLLCLRVLSLSGYSIVELLDSIGNLKHLRYLDLSYTQIRGLPESTTTLYNLQTLILKNCQFLKELPSKLGNLVNLRHLNILNAKKLEGVPPQIGGGDKCTRGEALKTE; encoded by the exons ATGGATGCAGAGTTCATTGTTACGAAAGTGGGAGAGttcattttctctaaatttttagaGTCGCTGTATGAAAATTTGGCGGTTCCAAAGTTTTGGGACTTCGTACGCGGACAGGGACTTCAAGAAAACCTGGACAAGTGGAGAACAACGCTGCCAGCTATTCAGAAAATGCTTGACAATGCGGAGGAGAAGCAATATACTGACGTGGATGTGAAAAAGTggctggatgatctcagagactTGATTTACGATGTGGACGACGTAGTGGATGAGCTCACCACTGAAGTCTCCACGGCTGAAAATGAGGCTCGTCCAAGCAAGGTACAGAAATTCACCCCATCTACTTGGCGTACTTCTCTTATTCCAAGCTATTTTGAGATCGATGGTAGGCTGCGGTCAAAGATAGAGGAGGCCACGGATCGATTGAATGATATCCTGACTCGAGAAGGTCAACTGAATTTGAAGGAAACTGCTGGTGGGTGGTCACGTATGAAAACAGAAGTAGAGGCGCCAACTTCTGTTCCGAGAGAACCTCATGTTTATGGCAgggaaaaagataaagagaCTGTGCTTGAATTGTTGCTGGCAGAAAAATGTAGTGAGGCTGGAGTCACTGTAATTCATATACTCGGTATGGGGGGTATAGGAAAGACAACTCTTGCCCAGCTTTTATTCaatgatgaaaaagtgcacAGCTTTTTTGATTTAAAAGCATGGGCTTGTGTTTCTGAAGATTTTGACATTGATAGAGTGACAAAAGCAATTTTACAGTCTCTAAACCATGAGAACTGTGATGGCATGGATCGGAATTCGTTGCAAGTCAAACTCAGGGAGAGACTGAATGGAAAGAAGTATCTCGTCATTCTTGATGATGTTTGGAACGAAAACTATGATAAGTGGACTAGCCTACTTGCTCCTTTCCTAGGAGGGGCTCCGGAAAGTAGGATTATCATCGCAACTCGCAATGAGGGAGTTGCATTAACGACATGCGGTACCAATTATCAAGCCCATCGCTTGCAAGGGTTGTCAGAAGACGATTGTTTGTCTTTATTTACCCAACACGCATTGAATACAAGCAACTTCAGTGCATATCCAACACTTCAAGATATTGGTGAAAAAATCGTTGAAAAATGTCAAGGCTTGCCTTTAGCGGCAAAGACCCTCGGAGGCCTCTTGCGCACTACACGAGATCGTGCTGAGTGGGAAAAAGTGCTTAAGAGCAAGATATGGAATATTAGAGAAGAGAGCAACGGAATTCTTCCGGCTCTTATGTTGAGCTACCACCATTTGCCTTCACATTTAAAGAGGTGTTTTGCGTATTGTTCAATATTCCCCAAGGACTATGAATTTGAAGAAGAGCAGTTGGTTTTGTTATGGATGGCAGAAGGTCTAATTCAATCACGAGAGGGGGACAAACAAATGGAAGATTTGGGCAGCGACTATTTTCGTGCTTTGTTGTCAAGGTCCTTTTTCAACCAATCAAGCGTGTGGAAATCACGATTTGTGATGCATGACCTCATCAATGATTTGGCCCAAAGCGTTGCAGGAGAAATATGCTTCAGAATGGATGACCAAATTGGGGGTAGTGATGGAAGTAGACTTCCTAAAAAGGCTCGACACTCTTCTTACTTGGGTGCCGAATACGATAGCATTGAAAAGTTTGAGGCTTTTTTTGGACTAAAATATCTGCGTACCTTCCTGCCTCTTATGCTTTCACGCCGTGGGAGATGCTATTTGACTCATAATGTTCCTCTTCAATTGTTGCCAAAACTACTATGTTTGAGAGTGCTCTCTTTGAGTGGGTACAGCATAGTTGAGCTACTGGATTCGATTGGAAATTTAAAGCATCTACGGTACCTTGACCTTTCTTACACTCAAATTAGAGGCTTGCCTGAATCGACAACTACTCTTTACAACTTACAGACATTGATATTGAAGAATTGTCAGTTTCTAAAGGAATTGCCTTCAAAGTTGGGGAACCTAGTCAACTTGCGCCACCTCAACATTCTAAATGCAAAAAAGCTGGAAGGAGTGCCTCCTCAAATAG GAGGTGGAGACAAGTGCACAAGAGGAGAAGCTTTGAAGACAGAGTAA
- the LOC133879859 gene encoding putative disease resistance RPP13-like protein 1 isoform X1, which yields MDAEFIVTKVGEFIFSKFLESLYENLAVPKFWDFVRGQGLQENLDKWRTTLPAIQKMLDNAEEKQYTDVDVKKWLDDLRDLIYDVDDVVDELTTEVSTAENEARPSKVQKFTPSTWRTSLIPSYFEIDGRLRSKIEEATDRLNDILTREGQLNLKETAGGWSRMKTEVEAPTSVPREPHVYGREKDKETVLELLLAEKCSEAGVTVIHILGMGGIGKTTLAQLLFNDEKVHSFFDLKAWACVSEDFDIDRVTKAILQSLNHENCDGMDRNSLQVKLRERLNGKKYLVILDDVWNENYDKWTSLLAPFLGGAPESRIIIATRNEGVALTTCGTNYQAHRLQGLSEDDCLSLFTQHALNTSNFSAYPTLQDIGEKIVEKCQGLPLAAKTLGGLLRTTRDRAEWEKVLKSKIWNIREESNGILPALMLSYHHLPSHLKRCFAYCSIFPKDYEFEEEQLVLLWMAEGLIQSREGDKQMEDLGSDYFRALLSRSFFNQSSVWKSRFVMHDLINDLAQSVAGEICFRMDDQIGGSDGSRLPKKARHSSYLGAEYDSIEKFEAFFGLKYLRTFLPLMLSRRGRCYLTHNVPLQLLPKLLCLRVLSLSGYSIVELLDSIGNLKHLRYLDLSYTQIRGLPESTTTLYNLQTLILKNCQFLKELPSKLGNLVNLRHLNILNAKKLEGVPPQIGKLTFLHTLSNLIVGKDNYSVLKEVGSLLHLRGTLIISRLENAIGLSNASDAKLIEKLNLTKLSLEWSVDVDDSQDRTSELEVLNMLQPNEALKKLTISWYGGTQFSTWLKGHSFPQMVLLRIENCKKCTSLPPVGQLPSLEQLFIEGMASVKNVDKEFYGNGSSQPFRSLKILHFEDMKEWENWSPNGGFPHLLEFFIGKCPKLKKLPIGPSPSLEVIYIEGMDNVKNIGPEFYGEGCSQPFGSLK from the coding sequence ATGGATGCAGAGTTCATTGTTACGAAAGTGGGAGAGttcattttctctaaatttttagaGTCGCTGTATGAAAATTTGGCGGTTCCAAAGTTTTGGGACTTCGTACGCGGACAGGGACTTCAAGAAAACCTGGACAAGTGGAGAACAACGCTGCCAGCTATTCAGAAAATGCTTGACAATGCGGAGGAGAAGCAATATACTGACGTGGATGTGAAAAAGTggctggatgatctcagagactTGATTTACGATGTGGACGACGTAGTGGATGAGCTCACCACTGAAGTCTCCACGGCTGAAAATGAGGCTCGTCCAAGCAAGGTACAGAAATTCACCCCATCTACTTGGCGTACTTCTCTTATTCCAAGCTATTTTGAGATCGATGGTAGGCTGCGGTCAAAGATAGAGGAGGCCACGGATCGATTGAATGATATCCTGACTCGAGAAGGTCAACTGAATTTGAAGGAAACTGCTGGTGGGTGGTCACGTATGAAAACAGAAGTAGAGGCGCCAACTTCTGTTCCGAGAGAACCTCATGTTTATGGCAgggaaaaagataaagagaCTGTGCTTGAATTGTTGCTGGCAGAAAAATGTAGTGAGGCTGGAGTCACTGTAATTCATATACTCGGTATGGGGGGTATAGGAAAGACAACTCTTGCCCAGCTTTTATTCaatgatgaaaaagtgcacAGCTTTTTTGATTTAAAAGCATGGGCTTGTGTTTCTGAAGATTTTGACATTGATAGAGTGACAAAAGCAATTTTACAGTCTCTAAACCATGAGAACTGTGATGGCATGGATCGGAATTCGTTGCAAGTCAAACTCAGGGAGAGACTGAATGGAAAGAAGTATCTCGTCATTCTTGATGATGTTTGGAACGAAAACTATGATAAGTGGACTAGCCTACTTGCTCCTTTCCTAGGAGGGGCTCCGGAAAGTAGGATTATCATCGCAACTCGCAATGAGGGAGTTGCATTAACGACATGCGGTACCAATTATCAAGCCCATCGCTTGCAAGGGTTGTCAGAAGACGATTGTTTGTCTTTATTTACCCAACACGCATTGAATACAAGCAACTTCAGTGCATATCCAACACTTCAAGATATTGGTGAAAAAATCGTTGAAAAATGTCAAGGCTTGCCTTTAGCGGCAAAGACCCTCGGAGGCCTCTTGCGCACTACACGAGATCGTGCTGAGTGGGAAAAAGTGCTTAAGAGCAAGATATGGAATATTAGAGAAGAGAGCAACGGAATTCTTCCGGCTCTTATGTTGAGCTACCACCATTTGCCTTCACATTTAAAGAGGTGTTTTGCGTATTGTTCAATATTCCCCAAGGACTATGAATTTGAAGAAGAGCAGTTGGTTTTGTTATGGATGGCAGAAGGTCTAATTCAATCACGAGAGGGGGACAAACAAATGGAAGATTTGGGCAGCGACTATTTTCGTGCTTTGTTGTCAAGGTCCTTTTTCAACCAATCAAGCGTGTGGAAATCACGATTTGTGATGCATGACCTCATCAATGATTTGGCCCAAAGCGTTGCAGGAGAAATATGCTTCAGAATGGATGACCAAATTGGGGGTAGTGATGGAAGTAGACTTCCTAAAAAGGCTCGACACTCTTCTTACTTGGGTGCCGAATACGATAGCATTGAAAAGTTTGAGGCTTTTTTTGGACTAAAATATCTGCGTACCTTCCTGCCTCTTATGCTTTCACGCCGTGGGAGATGCTATTTGACTCATAATGTTCCTCTTCAATTGTTGCCAAAACTACTATGTTTGAGAGTGCTCTCTTTGAGTGGGTACAGCATAGTTGAGCTACTGGATTCGATTGGAAATTTAAAGCATCTACGGTACCTTGACCTTTCTTACACTCAAATTAGAGGCTTGCCTGAATCGACAACTACTCTTTACAACTTACAGACATTGATATTGAAGAATTGTCAGTTTCTAAAGGAATTGCCTTCAAAGTTGGGGAACCTAGTCAACTTGCGCCACCTCAACATTCTAAATGCAAAAAAGCTGGAAGGAGTGCCTCCTCAAATAGGTAAGTTAACTTTTCTCCATACATTGTCTAATCTAATTGTGGGAAAAGATAATTACTCCGTGTTAAAAGAGGTAGGTTCTTTGTTGCATCTTCGAGGGACGCTCATCATCTCAAGATTGGAGAATGCCATTGGACTCAGTAATGCGAGCGATGCTAAGTTAATTGAAAAGCTCAATCTTACTAAGTTAAGCTTGGAATGGAGTGTCGATGTGGATGATTCACAAGACAGAACAAGTGAATTAGAGGTACTTAACATGCTACAACCAAACGAGGCTTTGAAAAAGCTCACTATTAGCTGGTATGGCGGTACACAATTTTCAACTTGGTTAAAAGGTCATTCATTTCCTCAAATGGTGTTGCTAAGGattgaaaattgtaaaaagtGCACATCATTGCCACCAGTCGGCCAACTACCATCACTCGAACAACTTTTTATTGAAGGCATGGCGAGTGTGAAGAATGTTGATAAAGAGTTTTATGGGAATGGTTCCTCGCAACCTTTTAGATCCTTGAAGATTTTACATTTCGAGGATATGAAGGAATGGGAGAATTGGAGTCCTAATGGGGGGTTCCCACACCTACTTGAGTTTTTTATTGGAAAGTGTCCCAAGTTGAAGAAGTTACCAATCGGGCCATCACCATCACTCGAAGTCATTTACATTGAAGGCATGGACAATGTAAAGAATATTGGTCCTGAGTTTTATGGGGAAGGTTGCTCACAGCCTTTTGGATCCTTGAAGTGA